One Parasteatoda tepidariorum isolate YZ-2023 chromosome 1, CAS_Ptep_4.0, whole genome shotgun sequence genomic window, gtttgaaataattattttaaattatttacaatttttatcttttaatgattattacCATGggcatatattctttttatttggaaattcaCCCAAAATTCAAAACTCATATATAAgctgatgtaaaaaaataaagcatgctaagcttagaaataaaaatgtacccCCTCTCTCTTATAGAAATAGTAATGATTACGCAATGGATAAAGAAGCATGGACTTTCCGAATTTGTAACAAGAAgctttgaaaagtaataatattccTATCAGATCatcttttttatgcatttttttcaacctttatatttaagtattttgttttcaactATTTAATGTACTTTTATGATTTGTTCAAACGTTTTGTGATATTTACTGATTATCGCTAAATGCTCAAACAAACGAGAAGCATTTCTTTTGGCGATATCCtcctataattatttaaagttggtGAATCCTATTATAAACAGGCAccctaactttatttttctaaattcttgACTTACATTCGAAAATAAACGGagcatgtaattaaaaatattgagaacacgttaatacataaattaaggAGAGGTTTCCGTATCGTGGTCTTTGCTAAAATAAtagccaagtcttggcaacttccagGCAGTGGCCCGTGAGGACAGAAAAGGACtgactcgaaaggtataactcataGCCACACCCCAGGcaaacacagttttttttttttaaaatatttgcaagtttaaaatatatttggcagcttggcgattgtagttggagCAACAGATTACGATACAGAAATATCCCCTTTTGAGGAAAAAGCAAGCGAATCAAAcagaaatgagaaaataaaaaataaatacatgttttGGATAGCTTccaaaaacaacatttttaaaacaattaaaaacaggCTTACTTCTTGAATATTTGGCATGTCTAATAATTCTCCAAATACATAAATACCAGGAGCAactaaaacttgttttatcaATTCAACAGCAGCAGCTCCTTTAGcagattttgctaaaattaaatactgttCCAACAAAGCTTGCTGATTAGCAGTAGGTAGATTTTTGTCACTCATTTctatcagaataaaaattattcaaattctaaaatatataagacACACAAGATTAGCTATACAATTTATATAGGACTTAGAAAGGTTCtaattaacatataattttacagagaagacaaaaaaaatatacattttttgatttcaCAGTGAAGAACTTACTTTAAAAGCGAAAACAGTAGATACAAAATTGCctggtaaaatttattgtttgtttccTTAAACACCTATAACTttcataagatttattttaggtaaactTTCCTTAGAAATAAATCAGACTTAATATTAAAGTATCTTATGTAAATGACGTAAATGATCAAAATGCGGCGAACAAGAACCAgattaaaatatcaacaacaaTCACAAAAATACTTGCTGATTgccaatcaataaaaaattttaacaagataAAATATGTACCGAAAAATATACgcaaataataactaatagctaaaataatattttgagggGTTCAAAAGAGATCATTTTTAGTcgataatatcttaaaataagttcttaTATGAAATGCCAATTTGATGCCAGTAAATTGCAAAACTAAAGACTTCAACTTCTActttcaaattgtaaaataaaataataaataacaaatcacGTAAAACGTAAATAAACTGGGCATGGATTCGTAAACTTTAATTTGCTGTTTTTCATATCAATCATGGCATTTAATTTCGCTCgttctttaatttctaataaattccTTCCTTTAAAACGTAGTTTTCCATATAAAAGGTCTTTACCTTGTATTGTATCTACGAGATATTCACATTTTACTTATGTACCCGATACCGTATCAGCATCAGatggtattatttttattaggttttaattatttactgatCGTAAAGAGATAATTATTTGTGCTCTTTGTGTGTATTAATTAGCTTTAATTATACTAATACTGAGAATTcgtagaaaattctttttcatttaattatgaaggattaaaagtttcaaagcgAAATAGTGAAAGCATAtagtctataaaatatttatttatttaagtaatgctaataattagaattaagaAAATCCCCCTATTACatctttatttatatgattaatGCTAACAATTAGTAGATAAAGTAAGGAATATTATCTTAgatttgattttgaaagaataagagAAAGCAAAAGAgtaaatgaatattcttttatatttcatttgtaaaagtagaaaaatttgaaagagtGTAAACATTTTGAAGAGATATGGTCAAGGAATattcttatacattttaatttaattttttaatattaataatttttaacttatctgGAATTAAttgccaaaataaatttaatgtggaattaagaaagaaattttgacaGCTAACCATTGCTCTTATTGGCTCAAAAGTCTCTTTAGTGGATATTTCTATATTATGATCTGACACGTCCATATCAACTGCAATTGTCAAGGTggcaaatgaattttaaacttgcaattttttttaaaaaaaacatgtagagttttaataaatatggttttCCCTTTTCTGCGTAATAGATATTCCCTTTGAGTTGGTTTCCTATGATGTTCTTTTTAGTTTCTCATCGATGATTTTGCTACTTCAAATCTTCCCCTTTTTAAAATCCAACTtaatcaaaaaaacaaaaactaaagcgttactttttaaaacacttttagaaaatcaattttagcaTATCCTTCAGAAACATAAACTCTTAtaacaaaagattaaaatgcTCTCTCAATATTTGAAAGAGGAATCTTAAGAACTATCTTCTTGGAACTTATGAAAATAGTGTATGGAGAAAAGGTACAACTTTGAGTTATACTTGTATAAAAATGACATCATAAAATCAATCAAACTAAACAGAATGAGAGAGGCAAGCTTACTGCTAAGAATGGACTCACGCAGAACTACCatgaaagtatttaatattactcTATAATAATAGACCCaagaggaaaacaaaaaaattaaaatgatgcaCAGATTATTTAGAATAAGACCTTCCTGTTATTAAAGTAGAGAACTGGAGTGCAGTTGCTTGCAAAAGAGTGGACTagaaaaatcttctaaaaaagGCAAAGGCCTATTCTGAGCTATTGTGCCAACAATGACgatgaatatattaataattagtggAAAGAAGTAAAGGAAGattcttttacatttaattttgaaagactAAAAGATTAAGAGaaagtaaataagaatattctatgacatttaaatttattttattaatattgataattagTAAAATGAGTTAAAAGTTTATGTTCGTATACAGATACGTTTCATATTGAATTTGTTTGCAAATAAAGTCATGAAATAGTTTTTGGAcgtaattcattttattagaattgaaaagaaataagaaataagttgaaaagaagtaagagtttttataattattagtaaaaaataaaagtaggaaatattttttcttcatataaattttgtttaaaaaatctttatctttGAATCTATATGTAttacatagaatattttaataaagctttcattaacttattattttctttaaggaGAAACTGCTCGTATGAACATGTTCCAGGCTATAACAAATGCCCTAGACATAGCACTTGCAGCTGATCCTACTGCAGGTAATTTCACAATAACTTTTTGcacatacttattttatttattctttactgatttaattttcaatataaatttttgacattattaCTGCTATATTtctttgacaaatttttgtaaCCTTGTTCATCCTGCCCTTTCCGCACATGTTACAATCGTTAAGGCACCAAAGGGtttttgaatttacaaaaaattaaaaaatgatgctTAATGCTGTGGCATGCCTGGGAGGCATGCTTTAGCATGTTAGAAATTATACTCTTCCAGTTTGAgctattttgtgattttttttattattttagtttctcttGTCTATATCCTGGTTGTTGCTAATATTTGGCATTATATTTAGTGCACTTACCAGTATGGAAAACTTTccatcttttataaataatgaaaattttgggttattgaaatttaaatttttttccagtaaaagaaaattgatgtttaattttttgtaaactactcttttaaaaaatgttggaaacaggttttttttattcatttatgagCTGAGTAACTCTTGCTTACCTATCAACCTAATAGATATAGTAATATGTGGGGCAAGAgtgaaaaaaagacaataattaatataacatataacaatttaatggaaaaaaaagtagaataattattgaaacaGAATCAGATGTTGGTCATCAAAAGTATAAACCTGCTTACACACAGCACTGCCAGAGAAATAATgtgtaaagtttttaatctgtaaaatgttaatgaaagtTAAACTATGGGAATTTTCCCTTCATGATTCCCTGGAAGTTGTTGTTTTCTTTAAGGATAATGCTCATTCCTTTTGCAGAtactgaaacaattaaaaatcctataatatcaaaatttggtGCAGTTGGAATTGTATGgtataattaactaattaaaaattgtgataaaaacaGGATAAGGAAATTGGCAGTTGATGAAAACTggatcataattattataaaacttttattcagtGTTATTTGTAGAACTCgagatacaaaattaaaagcatattttatccATAAGATTTTCtaagtgaaataataaattttgcataataatatcaataaggACAGGCCATAAGAGATAATTTTCCCATACCCAGCAtaatcaaaagccaaattaaatagtaattgaCTTGATCTTAACAGACAACTAAGAGCATGGGAAGAGATTCATGTTTAgtgatatattgaaaaataaaataaccaaaaccaatcaattttaagtttgaaaatgatttggCTATGGCTAATCGCTAAAAAACTGGGAGAATTAGTATAACAAtgtaaccaaaatatttttgtggtcagaaataaagagttaaaaatagattttgatgttCGACTTAGTTGcggcagtgaattaatgagttttacatttgtattgtattaaaaaattagccgttacattgattgttaagaagaaaatgaaatatttatattagtaataaaaattaaataattggtttaatttaattaaaattcaaataggaattattaaaaaaactaatttacgaaattaaaggaattttaaaagctaggaaatatgtaatgcctataaTGGCATCACAAATCTACATAAATgtttatgactaaaaatttaaaaaatagtagtaaATCTGGATTAAGAtctttcacattaaaaatagtttggctaATACTAACTAGGttcaaaccataatttttttattaaaaattagtaaaattaaagaaatattaaaaacctcagtaagtttaattcaaaaactataagtaaatttaaaagaaaatatggctTTGTGTCCTCTActcgtaatatatatatagaattctGTTAGTAAACTTACCTACTCAATAATTTACCTTTTTCATTTGCAGTTGTGTTTGGTGAAGATGTTGCTTTTGGTGGTGTATTTCGGTGCACAGTGGGTTTACAGGATAAACATGGTAAGAATagagtgcattttttttttcaatttgtttacttttaaactcttaattttgattttgtatagtttatttgtaatcaaataaaaaaatttctgtctacaaagcaatttctaaaaaaatgtatcaaattctTATAATACTTGTGAAATTACAGGCTGTAATAAAATGCTGTAAATTAAAATAGGGAGCTATATGCATAACTATTagcaaaattagttatttaaatacactGCTAgtctcaaatatataattctaaacaataaaaaatatatacaatgttAGCTGTGAaagtagttgtaattttttttcatataagcAAGAAAAGTACAGGTTTGACTACCCCATAGTAACTTGTGatctttctcttttctttcttcttttttttgtttcttttttattgcccTTTTATTTTGTGTCACTCTCAGGTGAATAtatgttcaattaaattttccaacgttgtattttttcatttcagatctactcttaatttttaaaggaattttatgaaCTTATTGCTAAGGATGTAATTCTTCGAGAACAGtggcaaacatatttttttgctgcataaaaaaaattaagaggcttttttttagaatattctccTTAAATCAAAACTATGTTCTCTAAGTTAatcatttgaactttttaatttgagaaGGTGTATGCCTTTGAAGAGAAACATGCTTGTGGGGATATGCTATgtcctaatgaggtgaaccaggatCAAGTACTggcggtggctggttgatacaaattctaaTTCTGGCTCGTTCTGAcctaaaaatatcctcagtggtatatGGATCATGAGTTGGACTCCTTTTTCCTTCAGGGTAGCTATTgaaggttttcctctccttgtaatgCAAATATAGGTTAATTCCATCAAGCAATCCTCAATGAAGGTTAGTTGCTCCTAATGCTTGATCTAACAGTTTCCTtttcttctgggttgggttcaaatttacattgaaatttaatttacatttagcTGAACATTGAAAGACATAAATTCAGAATTAGGTCAGTTGTTCAATgctggttacaaaataaaatgaaaatataattacctATTCTTGTTCTGGGGCAGATGAATGTGTCAAATAGCAAAATTACCCTTGCATTTATGGCCTCAGTGTTGAGTGAGGCATTTATGGCCTcaatgaattgaataaaatatcaccATTGGCCATCTGTATTTACCTGGCGTAGTGAAATAGTTAGGAATAGAGAACGTTGTGTTTTCCAGTTTATTCAAATTCCCCTGTTTATTTGTCAATCATGTACGGGAGAAAGCATAGTGACctttttttattgatgctaaCTACAGTTAGTGAACTGTCACAATAAGAAGCATGGAATCTAGCTATACCTCCAAACATGGCAACTTCTTTGttgttaaagaaataatgacCGTAAGAAATTTTGAACACTTTTTTAGGTGTTGAGAGTTCATAACTTGAATGCAAAAAGAAGCGTATGTCAACATTAGCAtgagaataatttcattttcaaattttataagatcTTAACAGATCTTGCACACATTCTTCCaagttaacataaaataaactaattttcagaaatttaattgctacatctaagtattttcttaaatcagAGTTTGCAATAAAATGCTTAACTCTTTTATCCATACTATatcttttatcaaaacaaataacaaatgttttatcttattcatttttatcagattaagaagtttttttacttataatagaaatttctttaaaagaatgtaaaaataatgtaacttttaagtttctgttataattttttatttaaagctaaaataatattttcttcataggTAGAGATAGAGTTTTTAACACTCCACTTTGTGAACAAGGTATTGTGGGATTTGGAATTGGTGTAGCTATTGGAGGAGCAACTGCTATAGCTGAAATTCAGTTTGCTGACTACATATATCCTGCCTTTGATCAGGTAAGTAACTAACTTcttttgtgtgtgtgtatatatatatgtcatggtgtgtagctttttttaaaagtgcttaaaggtgcttattttcaattttcattatttcaaatttcgttATTGAACACCcaatgcttttttcattgggtgttcttaaaaagtgcttaattttcccttttcaaaaatgagatgtttttttttcattaccatgtcgatttttgccacatattatgcaaaagtgtgcttttcacattgttctattcaatgttttcgcAATTAATTTCAGTGTACTGTCAGTCCATAGTGTATGAAAGTGTCAGTCATTTTTcatgtttgataaaatacttgCGAGTCAGTATATGCATCTACTGAACTGAGTTCTGTGAGATTCtagcactctcatgtgcaactctgctgcattttgcatgATATTcccaatttcagacttcattttccaccttTTGATATCGAACTGaaaatctctcgatcattttataactgCTAATATAATCAAGGAGAGAGTTTTTTGTcggaaactagttattttatcatgatcatgtaaagtctttgaaaattattttgcattttgttaatgtatatagtgcttaaaaatattttttcagtgcttAGAAGGTagttaaaatgtgcttattttttgttgaaagatttggctacacaccctgtatattattgatgattctttattttctttctctttggGAAAACATATTCcttttgtttgtttcattttaaaagaagaaaaatcatttccccctttttttttatttttaattcttttgttttaatgttttatgtttcaaaggtattgggaaaattttttcataatgtgGAGTTTAaaggctatttttttaaaatctcttttgtattttaattgattCTATTGCAATCTACTTTTATTAATCTCaacttgaaattatgaaattttttttatgtcacatTCCAGTGCATATACTTTGCtggtaattgaaaaattctgttGTTTTAGCAGACAGggtttattgtttatttaaaacatttctccCAACAGGaacgaaaagaaatttattgtctGTTAGTTTCTTTTAGTAGCATGAGGACTCTGTCCCACCATTGCAACAAAGAGTGCACAAGTCTTTATacgaaatgtgattttttttaaattctagtaataagatctttttttctttttgttcttgcaaactaatttttttctctgcttaTAGATAGTAAATGAAGCTGCAAAATTAAGATTTCGTTCAGGGAATGACTTTAATTGTGGTGGATTAACTGTGAGAGCACCTTGGGGAGCTGTTGGTCATGGTGCTATGTATCATTCTCAATGCCCTGAATCATTCTTTTCTCATGTTCCtggtttaaaagtaaatatatttacctgTGTTTTCTATCAGTCACATGGAAATAAGCTTACTTTGActtctattttaatgtttttttcttcttcttccaaataatattagtgaatgaatttgataatttatttcaattgaaaatctcttcatttaatgaaaatttttattttaattatttatgattagtATTCAGATTATTGTgacaaatactatttttaatgtgattttttaaaaatgttaatgaatatattGGTTCTACAATgttatctattaaatattttaaacttattttatgtcaTAGGTGTATTAGTGTATAgttcatttttatacattagtacttaaatacacaaaagtctttttttttttttacttattgtgctTGTTTTGAAAGtggtctaaaaatatatttttacctcTTCGATCCAGCCATAATTCTGCATATagaaaatcgtaatttttttatcttcccaAATGGTCatgcatgtaaaaaaaactctttatctTCTTGCACACAGAAAAACCCCTGGATTTTTTTTCACGCTGATTGCCCACCTCTCTGGAATACTTACTTCGGCTCTTCACACTATTTGGCTTTTAATGTTTCCAACCTATTTCTTCATGCCCACGATCCTTGGCTTAGAGTCTGGTTTTTTCTAATCCTTTAGGTTTTTCTCTCTTGAAATCTACCCGCATTTGTATCTGCCAAGTCATTATTGATCTTATGTTATCAAGAGTGCAGGTCAGCCAGTTAAATATACAAAAGTTTGCtagttaagttaaatatttttaagtataaaaaaataaagaagtgcTAACTTTgagtaaattcaataaatatctaATTGTATGTTTTACCTAGAaaatgtgtgtgtgttttttaaaaacatagatGTGTGTTTTTTACGAtcttttttatctctttctctatcattttttttcatacaataacATGACTGAAGATCTAATGAGGAATTTCAAGATGgcaattttaacttatatgtTAGAAATAATCAGCTTTTCCTATTTAACTCACTGGCGGTTTAGCAAAAGGGCAAGATTGGAAGAATGTTTCTTCCTAATACACTATATCCTTATCTAATAACATagaaaaaccggttttgctatgcggTGAAaactgcaggttaaaatacaactttttacatgtagaaccgtcagtgggttgATACAAATTATACTTCAAGCTGTTTCCATTTAAAAGATTAGcacttttatatgttttcaatacttgttcatgaaatttttaattgcaacattttattttgtatggtTTGTCATGCACTATACATGAGAAAGACCCggagtttgaaaaataaacaaaacttcgTTATAAGTTCAATATCCACAATGTGCTAATAGAATTAAGGACCAGAATTTGATATAGAAAAACTCAGCTGCTTACCTTCTACTAAAGGCACATTCATGTAGAatagtttgttttatataaaacataatagCTGTATACCAGCTTCTATGGACACCAACAGGCAGAGCAATTTATTATAGAAGTAGCACAACTGCTCACCAACTACTATTGACACATGCAGGAAGAACAGTTTGTTGTAGAAAAAGCGCAACTGCTCAACAGCTACCATAGGCATATATGGGAAGTACAGTTTATTGTAAAAGAAGCTTAACTCAACTACTATAGGTTTATATGAGAAGAACAGTTTGTTGTATATAAAACACACATGTTCATCAGCTACCATTGACAGCAACACACAGAAGAGGACATTGAGAAGAAGCACAACTGCTCAATAACTAGCAGTTCAAAGAAGTTCTAATACTTAAACTTTCCACCTACAAGTCCATTCACAAGTTACCGGGAAGAAGATTCAAGGCTGATTCTTAGCAATCATCAACTCTAGGATATGAATGCCGCAGCTTTAAATCATACAAGCGAGAAGGAAGCATGACAAATGAAGTTCATGATTCCATCTTTTCAGCAGTGCATCTATTAGTAGTGGCCGGTTGACGAGCAAAACATTTCTGCCTATTACACACATCCGTATTTATCTTACTGTCTAATTTACCTAACATTTGTGCTAATAATTTGCTTATGAAGTATGATGTAACGGCTCTGCTTCCCTGACGAATCACATTGCAAATACCCAAAGAGATGTACGCAAAAAGCTAAGTAAACTGTACCcccaaattttaagtaaaattttacacatcCAAATTTTGGCTGATTGACTTACTGTTacaagtttcaatatttttatcttgCATGCAGTAAAACCCCCCTCAAATAGCCTCCGTCCAACCGAGTATTCGTTTGAATGATGCTGGAAGAAAAACTAtgttatgattaaatatatagAACGTAGCAAGACACATCACCCAAATAAGTCAGcatatatttaatcttaaactttttttttgcattctttttttgtttaaaaataaatatgacttGTTCTCGTTTCATTGAAATCCTTAATCttccttttcaaattttgttcatAGCTGAACCCTGCTTTTCAGTGAAACAAATTGATACACctgctagattttttttcacaaattagtGTAGGTAACTTggcagttaaatttttaaacaatgtttttcctGTTGCACTCAATAATGttccctttttttcccctttcttgCCTTAACAATCTTTTCCATTTAGACCAGTTGAAAGAAAATAACTcatgtatatataatttctattattgctcttaaacattatttataaacctGTAAATATTGTTCTTTTCTTAAACAGGTAGTCGTACCCAGGGGTCCCATTCAAGCAAAAGGACTGTTGTTAAGCTGTATAAGGGATAAAAATCCATGCATTTTCTTTGAACCCAAAATACTTTATAGAATGGCGGTGGAACAAGTTCCTTTGAAAGACTATGAATTGCCATTATCCACAGCTGAAGTGCTTGTTGAaggtatttttatcatttttagtatttaaagtggtgtacattcataaaaaataaatgtgtgaaAGTTTATCCTTTTCtccaattctattttttttcccttaaatttttatatacttggAATCTAGTGAAACATATTAAGCATATATTTTGCATGTAAAGTAAAgtgttttataagaaaattatcttGTATTGACATTTGACTGAGTAAAATGTAAATGTCCTGTGAATATACAAAACAAGATTCAAGAGTATGAAGGTGATTAATCTGTTCATCTTTATTCATTCAATTTCCCTTGATTATTAAGCCATAAGCCACAACACAGGAGGCTCtagctgttaaaatttataagaagagAGCTGGGTtactaaatttgatttatttttacgcctaaacataaaatatataacattctATATTGTTGTTGTACTAACTTGTAACTAACAATGAGTTTTCAGTTTAGTGAATATTTCTAGATCTTTCTTCAAAAGAGAAGTAattgaaacttatattttaaaaaggcataaatgattatttaagtgAGAAAATCGAAATCTAGTgtgtcaaaaaatttcaaaatgtaatgtaCGCAAATTTTGatgtcattttaaagaatgtaatttgatgaggcaaaatacaaaattttaattaaatccgtCAAGTAGTCCCTGAAAACAATGTTATAAATGtacaacttctttaaaattcgatttcttagaagctatttgactgattttgtacaaatttagtacgaaattacattctttaaaattacatgaaaaaattgtttacctttacattttacaattttttcaaacattattaaattaaattttaaaaaaatgattaataattattataaactttttttgcatggaattaattattcttcaattcttttaaaacgtaCACGAGATATGCAGAAATTAAAACTACAATTTCAACCATTCTTTTGACAAAACTATTGGCTCagtatttcccagattgctgctacccctatattttgagggtcacagcttaaaatattgtctgcactgaTTACTTACCATGTTTGATGTCACCCCTTCGAACGATTTAGATTGAGTCCTTGTACATGACAATCCAATCATCAATCAGAACTTATTCAGggtatttcaattatttttatttatttatttatatttttgaactctGTCCAAGGCTCTGTAACGTATTTTGTATCTTCATGTTGAATATGTTTTGGTTGTTGTTAATTAGtgtgattattaaaaatcttttcaggTGATGATGTTACTGTCATTGGTTGGGGTACACAGGTTCATGTTTTAAGAGAAGTGTGCCAGTTAGCAGaagataaattgaatatttcctGTGAATTAATAGATCTGACTACTATAGTTCCTTGggataaaaaaactgttatcaATGTAAGTTTACGTTAGCAacattcttatttgaaattgaaatacatgacattttatattaaaaagtataaattgtaCTTtcatttgattgttaaaaaataagttagataTCTTGctgccatttaaaaatatgtatacttaGACTTTTAAATATACAGTAGGATCGGTATATAATGGAGACTcgttaaatacaaaaatgcttGTTAAATCCGGTAGCTTATTAAATCTG contains:
- the LOC107436294 gene encoding 2-oxoisovalerate dehydrogenase subunit beta, mitochondrial → MAFNFARSLISNKFLPLKRSFPYKRSLPCIVSTRYSHFTYVPDTVSASDGETARMNMFQAITNALDIALAADPTAVVFGEDVAFGGVFRCTVGLQDKHGRDRVFNTPLCEQGIVGFGIGVAIGGATAIAEIQFADYIYPAFDQIVNEAAKLRFRSGNDFNCGGLTVRAPWGAVGHGAMYHSQCPESFFSHVPGLKVVVPRGPIQAKGLLLSCIRDKNPCIFFEPKILYRMAVEQVPLKDYELPLSTAEVLVEGDDVTVIGWGTQVHVLREVCQLAEDKLNISCELIDLTTIVPWDKKTVINSVNKTGRVLISHEAPLTGGFGAEIAATIQNECFLTLEAPIQRVTGLDAPFTHVFEPFYMPTKWRCFDAIKNLINF